In the Flavobacteriales bacterium genome, one interval contains:
- a CDS encoding NAD-dependent epimerase/dehydratase family protein, whose product MERILITGGAGFIGSRLSLYLVEQGYEVTVMDNLSKQIHSDKPEESFLYTSIKGKVHFIHGDVRSLDDWQKAIDGNDIIVHLAAETGTGQSMYQIDKYVEVNCGGTAKMLDVLANSQHTIKKVIVASSRAIYGEGKYRCEKHGEVFPEKRSQGHLENGKFECFCNFCGGPLDLIPTDESSKIHPESIYGITKSSQEQMVLMSCESLSISAVALRYQNVYGPGQSLTNPYTGILSIFSTRILNNNPINVFEDGNESRDFVYIDDVINATVLAIQMDIKNNIALNVGSGVSTTVKHLADSLKKLYDSDVEVNVSGDYRIGDIRHNKANIEKVEEVLGFIPKTSFDVGLRNFVDWVKQQDVQSDDYEKSINEMKKKGLMK is encoded by the coding sequence ATGGAAAGAATATTAATTACGGGAGGAGCAGGCTTTATTGGCTCAAGACTAAGTTTGTACTTGGTTGAGCAAGGGTACGAAGTAACTGTAATGGATAATCTTTCAAAACAGATTCATTCAGATAAACCTGAAGAGTCTTTTTTATACACCTCCATAAAAGGGAAAGTCCACTTTATTCACGGTGATGTACGCAGCCTTGATGATTGGCAAAAAGCCATTGATGGAAATGACATCATAGTACACTTGGCAGCCGAAACAGGCACAGGCCAGTCTATGTATCAAATAGACAAATATGTTGAGGTCAATTGTGGTGGAACAGCCAAAATGCTCGATGTTTTGGCAAACTCCCAACACACCATAAAAAAAGTGATAGTTGCTTCATCAAGAGCTATCTATGGAGAAGGAAAATACCGTTGTGAAAAACATGGAGAAGTTTTTCCAGAAAAAAGAAGTCAAGGTCATTTAGAAAACGGAAAATTTGAGTGTTTTTGTAATTTTTGTGGTGGACCATTAGACCTTATCCCTACTGATGAAAGCTCTAAAATTCACCCTGAATCAATTTATGGCATAACAAAAAGCAGCCAAGAGCAAATGGTGTTAATGAGCTGTGAGAGTTTGAGTATTTCGGCTGTAGCTCTAAGGTATCAGAATGTTTATGGTCCAGGTCAATCGTTAACTAATCCCTATACAGGCATACTATCAATTTTTTCAACTCGAATACTTAATAATAACCCAATTAACGTTTTTGAAGACGGTAATGAGAGTAGGGACTTCGTGTATATAGATGATGTGATAAACGCTACTGTATTAGCAATTCAAATGGATATTAAAAACAATATCGCATTAAATGTTGGCTCTGGAGTTTCAACGACAGTAAAGCATCTAGCCGACAGCCTGAAAAAGCTTTATGACTCAGATGTTGAGGTCAATGTTTCTGGAGATTATAGAATAGGTGATATTCGTCATAATAAAGCGAATATAGAAAAGGTAGAAGAAGTGTTAGGTTTCATTCCTAAAACATCATTCGATGTGGGTCTGCGAAACTTTGTTGATTGGGTAAAGCAACAAGATGTTCAATCTGATGATTATGAGAAATCTATCAACGAAATGAAGAAAAAAGGCTTGATGAA